The following proteins are encoded in a genomic region of Methylocella tundrae:
- a CDS encoding cation diffusion facilitator family transporter, translating to MISSKRARRPSSKFVIYAAIVGNLLVAATKFVAAAHTGSSAMLSEGVHSLVDTGNELLLLYGLHRATARPDRQHPLGYGREVYFWSFVVALLVFALGAGIAFYQGVAQVIAREPIENPSVNYIVLAFSAMFDGATWWIALRNFKGRKPYGALFRAVRDSKDPPSFMVLFEDSAALIGLLIAFAGCFLSVSLRRPELDGVASILIGVVLALTAVVLARETKGLLIGESADPSIIDAILRLAGEIDGVANANGVLTIHLAPDQILVALSLEFADNLTTPMIEARVLELEQRLHASHPSVVAIFVKPQTPDSFKTTFERRFGQSPPKRQPLRRGSEAEHRGNDDIRRDVLD from the coding sequence ATGATCTCGTCGAAACGCGCGCGGCGCCCTTCATCCAAATTCGTGATCTACGCTGCGATCGTCGGCAATCTTCTTGTCGCCGCGACGAAATTCGTCGCCGCCGCCCATACCGGCAGCTCCGCGATGCTGAGCGAAGGCGTGCATTCGCTCGTCGATACCGGAAATGAACTGCTGCTTCTTTATGGCCTTCATCGCGCGACGGCCCGGCCCGATCGCCAGCATCCTTTAGGTTACGGCCGCGAAGTCTATTTCTGGAGTTTCGTCGTCGCGCTTCTGGTTTTCGCGCTCGGCGCCGGGATCGCTTTTTATCAGGGCGTGGCCCAGGTCATTGCTCGGGAGCCGATCGAGAACCCGTCCGTCAACTATATCGTGCTCGCTTTTTCGGCGATGTTCGACGGCGCGACGTGGTGGATCGCGTTGCGTAATTTCAAAGGCAGAAAGCCATACGGCGCGCTGTTCCGCGCGGTGCGGGACAGCAAGGACCCGCCGTCCTTTATGGTTCTCTTTGAGGATAGCGCGGCTCTCATTGGTCTTTTAATCGCCTTCGCCGGGTGCTTTCTGTCAGTCAGTCTGCGCAGGCCCGAATTGGACGGCGTCGCCTCGATCCTGATCGGCGTCGTGCTCGCCCTGACCGCGGTGGTGCTGGCGCGCGAAACCAAGGGGTTGCTCATCGGTGAATCCGCTGACCCTTCAATCATCGATGCGATCCTGCGCCTTGCCGGCGAGATCGACGGCGTCGCCAACGCCAATGGCGTGCTGACGATCCATTTGGCGCCCGATCAAATTCTCGTCGCGCTCAGTCTCGAATTTGCGGACAATTTGACGACGCCGATGATCGAAGCCCGCGTGCTCGAGTTGGAGCAGCGCCTGCATGCGAGCCACCCTTCCGTCGTCGCGATTTTTGTCAAGCCGCAAACGCCCGACTCTTTCAAGACGACCTTCGAGCGCCGGTTTGGCCAATCCCCTCCGAAAAGACAGCCTTTGCGTCGGGGCTCGGAAGCTGAACATCGCGGCAATGACGACATCCGGCGCGATGTTCTGGATTGA
- a CDS encoding TetR/AcrR family transcriptional regulator: MKTTSTDGRGEGRRDDSSPRSGRPTKAAAAQRDERLLEIATDMFLKHGFDGTSMERLAEAAMIGKATLYARYADKGQLFADVLRRRILTIYAPIEAEFAKGLSGKSLEETLTILALRFIDSSLSPASIALLRILTAQSERFPELGKLAVEEGTNRKIRLVEGILTRFSAGRRFAIDDMALAADLFLGIVLGRVSRIALLGVQMDPEALDRQTREAVRIFVRGLVKDD; the protein is encoded by the coding sequence ATGAAAACGACTTCAACAGACGGGCGCGGCGAAGGACGGAGGGACGATTCCTCCCCACGGAGCGGGCGCCCAACCAAGGCGGCGGCGGCGCAGCGGGATGAACGCCTGCTGGAGATCGCAACCGACATGTTCCTGAAGCATGGTTTCGACGGGACGTCGATGGAGCGCCTGGCCGAGGCCGCCATGATCGGCAAGGCGACGCTTTATGCGCGCTATGCCGATAAGGGTCAGTTATTCGCCGATGTTCTGCGCCGGCGCATCCTTACGATCTACGCCCCCATCGAGGCCGAATTCGCAAAAGGCCTCAGCGGCAAATCCCTGGAAGAAACGCTTACGATTCTGGCGCTGCGCTTTATCGATTCATCCCTGTCGCCAGCATCAATCGCTCTCCTTCGTATCCTCACGGCACAGAGCGAGCGTTTTCCCGAACTCGGCAAGCTCGCCGTAGAGGAAGGAACAAACCGGAAGATCAGGCTTGTCGAAGGCATCCTCACGCGCTTTTCCGCCGGGCGCCGTTTCGCGATCGACGATATGGCGCTCGCCGCGGATCTGTTCCTTGGCATCGTCCTCGGACGGGTCTCGCGCATAGCCTTGCTCGGCGTCCAGATGGACCCCGAAGCGCTCGATCGCCAAACCCGCGAGGCCGTGCGGATATTTGTGCGGGGCCTTGTCAAGGATGACTGA
- a CDS encoding HlyD family secretion protein: MTVIALLLAFGAAGWFGWRWWTAGRFEETTDNAFLQADKVVAAPKVGGFVAEVFVSDNQPVKAGEVLARIDERDYRIALFQSQADLDRSKAGLEGVAAALIQQQAKIEEAKADVATMTAALDFATEEQKRYGDLLHSGAGTIQRSHQATSDLLQKQAALDKARASYDAAQKQTDALHSLEAAARASLQRAEINLDQAKLNLEYTTIRAPIDGVVGDRSLRKGQLVQPGANLLTIVPMGKSIYLIANFKETQVGAMVEGQPASFTVDAYGDHVFHGRIDSFAPGTGAQFALLPPENATGNFTKIVQRVPVKIILDGDDPLIQRLRPGLSVEATIDTRARPGKDHAGAIALKADDERE; this comes from the coding sequence TTGACCGTCATTGCGCTCCTGCTCGCATTCGGCGCCGCTGGCTGGTTCGGCTGGCGCTGGTGGACGGCCGGCCGTTTTGAGGAGACGACCGATAACGCGTTTTTGCAAGCTGACAAGGTTGTGGCGGCGCCGAAAGTCGGGGGATTCGTCGCCGAGGTTTTTGTCTCGGACAATCAGCCGGTGAAGGCGGGCGAGGTCCTGGCGCGGATCGACGAGCGTGACTATCGCATCGCTCTTTTTCAGTCGCAGGCCGATCTCGACAGATCGAAGGCCGGTCTTGAGGGAGTCGCCGCGGCGCTGATCCAGCAACAGGCAAAGATCGAGGAAGCAAAAGCGGATGTCGCCACAATGACGGCGGCGCTTGATTTCGCAACGGAAGAGCAAAAGCGCTATGGCGACCTTCTGCACAGCGGAGCCGGCACGATCCAGCGCTCGCATCAGGCGACCTCGGACCTTCTGCAGAAGCAGGCTGCGCTCGACAAGGCGCGAGCCAGCTATGACGCCGCCCAGAAACAGACCGACGCCCTGCATTCCCTCGAGGCAGCCGCGCGCGCCAGCCTGCAGCGAGCCGAGATCAATCTCGATCAGGCCAAGCTCAATCTCGAATATACGACGATCAGAGCGCCGATCGACGGCGTCGTCGGCGACAGGTCGCTGCGCAAGGGCCAGCTCGTCCAGCCAGGCGCCAATCTCCTGACGATCGTGCCGATGGGCAAATCGATCTATCTCATCGCCAACTTCAAGGAGACGCAGGTCGGCGCGATGGTCGAGGGACAGCCCGCGTCCTTCACCGTCGACGCCTATGGCGATCACGTGTTTCATGGCCGCATCGACAGCTTTGCGCCGGGGACAGGCGCGCAATTCGCGCTGCTGCCGCCGGAGAACGCGACCGGAAATTTCACCAAGATCGTGCAGCGCGTCCCGGTGAAGATCATCCTTGACGGCGATGATCCCTTGATTCAGCGCCTGCGGCCAGGGCTCTCGGTTGAGGCGACGATCGACACGCGCGCGCGGCCCGGAAAGGACCACGCCGGCGCCATCGCGTTGAAGGCGGACGATGAGCGGGAGTGA
- a CDS encoding MDR family MFS transporter encodes MSGSEEAKASAGDWLAVAGAILGAFTAILDIQITNSSLADIEGAIGASAEQGSWISTAYLMAEIIVIPLTGWLGSIFGLRRYLSVNTSLFVVFSIACALSTSLPQLIIFRAAQGFTGGVLIPTAITIVRTRLPKSQQGVGITFFGLTATLAPALGPTVGGWLTDSFSWHYIFYLNLIPGPIAAVIQLTALPKQAARWAELPKGDWFGIAAMAIGLSSLTFVLEEGQRKEWFESDMIIRLSIAAGAGVLLFILRELTAARPFINLRVLGNRTVGASSALMAVLGAVSLGSTYVIPLYCAQIQGYNAEQIGYVVMWSGLPQLVLFPAMPFLMKRVDPRILVVVGTLLFASSCFINVNLTHDVGMDQLILPQLLRAAGQPLFSIPLSQLSTANLPPRETADASALSNMMRNLGGSVGIALLSTIIERREHFHFSILAEGMTQNAVRTQERIAMLMAGARGVIADPIIARAQALASIATQVRREAYVTAYSDAFWVVGVGLIVSLAAITLLRRPPRSKAPVEAH; translated from the coding sequence ATGAGCGGGAGTGAGGAGGCGAAGGCGAGCGCCGGGGACTGGCTCGCCGTTGCCGGCGCCATTCTGGGGGCCTTCACCGCCATTCTCGACATCCAGATCACCAATTCGTCGCTGGCCGACATCGAAGGCGCGATCGGCGCGTCGGCGGAGCAAGGGAGCTGGATTTCGACCGCATATCTGATGGCCGAGATCATCGTGATTCCGCTCACGGGCTGGCTTGGGTCGATCTTTGGCCTTCGCCGCTACCTTTCGGTCAACACGAGCCTTTTTGTCGTCTTTTCGATTGCTTGCGCCTTGTCGACGTCGTTGCCGCAACTGATTATTTTCCGCGCCGCGCAGGGGTTTACGGGCGGCGTCCTCATCCCGACGGCCATCACCATCGTCCGGACGCGGCTGCCGAAGTCGCAACAAGGGGTCGGCATCACTTTCTTCGGACTGACGGCGACCCTTGCTCCAGCCCTCGGCCCGACGGTTGGCGGTTGGCTGACCGATAGTTTTTCCTGGCACTATATTTTCTACCTGAACCTTATTCCGGGGCCGATCGCCGCCGTCATCCAGCTCACAGCTTTGCCAAAGCAAGCCGCCCGGTGGGCCGAACTGCCAAAGGGCGACTGGTTCGGCATCGCCGCGATGGCGATCGGACTCTCGAGCCTCACTTTCGTGCTCGAGGAAGGCCAGCGCAAGGAATGGTTCGAATCGGATATGATCATCCGATTGTCGATCGCGGCGGGCGCCGGCGTCCTGCTTTTCATTCTGCGCGAGCTGACGGCGGCGAGGCCTTTCATCAACCTGCGCGTGCTCGGCAACAGGACGGTCGGCGCCTCCAGCGCCTTAATGGCTGTGCTTGGCGCCGTCTCGCTGGGCTCGACCTATGTCATTCCGCTCTACTGCGCACAAATTCAAGGCTATAACGCCGAGCAGATCGGCTACGTCGTGATGTGGAGCGGACTGCCGCAGCTGGTTTTGTTTCCGGCCATGCCGTTCCTCATGAAGCGGGTCGATCCGCGCATTCTCGTCGTCGTCGGCACGCTGCTTTTTGCGTCGAGCTGCTTCATCAATGTGAACCTGACCCATGACGTCGGCATGGACCAGTTGATCCTGCCGCAGCTTTTGCGCGCCGCCGGCCAGCCGCTGTTTTCAATCCCGCTGTCGCAGCTTTCGACCGCCAATCTTCCTCCAAGGGAGACGGCGGACGCGTCGGCCTTATCAAACATGATGCGCAATCTTGGCGGATCAGTCGGCATCGCCCTGCTTTCGACGATCATCGAGCGGCGCGAACATTTCCACTTCTCGATTCTTGCCGAAGGGATGACGCAGAACGCCGTGCGGACCCAGGAGCGGATCGCCATGCTGATGGCCGGAGCGCGGGGCGTCATCGCCGATCCCATCATCGCCAGGGCGCAGGCGCTGGCGTCGATCGCGACGCAGGTTCGCCGGGAGGCTTACGTAACGGCCTATTCCGACGCTTTCTGGGTCGTCGGCGTCGGGCTCATAGTCAGCCTCGCGGCGATCACGCTGTTACGCAGGCCGCCGCGATCAAAGGCGCCGGTCGAGGCTCATTAA
- a CDS encoding threonine/serine ThrE exporter family protein: MSDRSGQLLPAVSPPPKRVDPPQREAMDIVLACARLLFVNGQTTEHTIAGATRLAQAFGYRATVFVHWGELTLRIEDDAGAFIDMIEAAPLGVDMNKVAATTNLIDAVCEGRASAAAMRPGIETIACLPPVSLWRFTLLAGAGAAALGVIFGATHFLSLILIALSAGAGALLRRGLTLASRNPFAPPFCAALLAGVVGAIVVRLDLSSTLRLIAVCPCMVLVPGPHLLNGMLDLARARIALGGARIGFASLIILMICAGLLVGLALGGTSLPVSGASRAVPLGYDIIAAGVAVAAYGAFFSMPWRMLPIPILVGMLAHASRWAMLAIAGASAEAGAFAACLIVGTIMTPIADRLRLPFAAVAFASVVSLIPGVFLFRMAGGLVDLMSLGPDAPPHLLAAALTDGATAFLIIIAMGFGLIIPKLCIQYFVAAFVKPKSPRLRKDAA; this comes from the coding sequence ATGTCCGATCGTTCTGGCCAGCTTCTGCCCGCGGTCTCGCCGCCGCCAAAGCGCGTAGACCCGCCACAGCGGGAGGCTATGGATATAGTGTTGGCTTGCGCCAGGCTCCTGTTCGTCAATGGTCAGACAACGGAACACACGATCGCGGGCGCGACGCGCCTTGCGCAAGCATTCGGCTATCGCGCGACCGTCTTTGTGCATTGGGGCGAATTGACCTTGCGCATCGAGGACGACGCCGGCGCCTTTATCGACATGATCGAGGCCGCGCCACTCGGCGTCGACATGAACAAGGTCGCCGCGACCACGAACTTGATCGACGCGGTTTGTGAAGGCCGCGCAAGCGCGGCGGCGATGCGACCGGGAATAGAGACGATCGCGTGCCTGCCGCCCGTTTCGCTATGGCGCTTCACCTTGCTGGCGGGCGCGGGAGCGGCGGCGCTCGGGGTGATTTTTGGCGCGACTCATTTCTTAAGCCTCATCCTGATCGCGCTCAGCGCCGGCGCGGGAGCCTTGTTGCGGCGCGGCCTGACGCTGGCGAGCCGCAACCCGTTTGCGCCGCCTTTCTGCGCCGCCCTGCTCGCCGGCGTCGTCGGCGCGATCGTCGTGCGGCTCGATCTCAGCTCCACGCTTCGGCTCATCGCCGTTTGCCCCTGTATGGTGCTTGTTCCCGGGCCCCATCTCCTCAATGGCATGCTCGATCTCGCCAGGGCGCGCATCGCGCTCGGCGGCGCCCGCATCGGCTTTGCCAGCCTCATCATTTTGATGATTTGCGCGGGGCTTCTTGTCGGGCTTGCGCTCGGCGGAACGAGCCTGCCCGTCTCGGGCGCCTCGCGTGCGGTTCCGCTCGGCTATGACATAATCGCCGCGGGCGTCGCCGTCGCGGCCTATGGCGCTTTTTTCTCCATGCCGTGGCGAATGCTGCCGATACCAATTTTGGTCGGAATGCTGGCGCATGCTTCTCGCTGGGCGATGCTTGCGATAGCGGGCGCCAGCGCCGAGGCGGGAGCGTTCGCCGCCTGCCTGATCGTCGGAACCATTATGACGCCGATCGCGGATCGGCTCCGATTGCCGTTCGCGGCGGTCGCTTTCGCCTCGGTCGTGTCCCTCATACCCGGCGTCTTTCTGTTCCGAATGGCCGGCGGGCTGGTCGATCTGATGAGCCTTGGCCCTGACGCGCCGCCCCACCTGCTGGCGGCCGCCCTCACCGACGGCGCGACGGCTTTCCTCATCATTATCGCAATGGGTTTTGGCCTCATCATTCCAAAATTGTGCATCCAATATTTTGTGGCCGCTTTCGTGAAGCCCAAATCGCCCCGCCTTCGCAAAGACGCCGCGTAG